CTAGAATTTCTTTATCATATAAAACATCTGTTTTGCTATTTTcgattatgttttttatttctgttttaaaaaTCTCATCTTTTAGATGATCTGCATTAAAAATCCATACTCCCGGTCCTCTTATCATTTcattaaaatctatttttatgtttataaaatTGTGATCACTAAAATTATATTTTCCATATTCCACTTTTTCTATATATTGCTTCATATTGTTGGGAACTAACACAAAATCTATTCTGCTTTGTTTTCGTTTATCTAGGTACCATTCTTCTCTGGAGTATATTCTTTCTTCTTTATTCTTTTGTCTCCATATGTCTTCTAGACTATGTTTTATCATTAACGCTCTTAACTGTTCTCTTCCTGTATCCGATCTAAACACCATTTGCTCATTTATgtccagtttatttaaaaccgtaTTAAAATCCCCTATTAATATCGTTTCTTTCCATTTTTCCATTAGTAAACTAagttttttaaaaaagctttcttTTTCATTAACATTGTTTGGTGCGTGTATTGTACATATGTTGATTTGTCTATCTTTATATTCTGCCGTTATGGCTAAAACTCGTCCCTTTTCATCTGCGTATATTGTCTTGACATTTTCTAAAatatcttttttaattaaaatagctACCCCTCCTCTTTTATTGTCTTGACTATTATGTATAAAAATACCGTTCCATTCTTTACTTAAACTGTTTGCTGTTTTATTGTCCCAGAATGTTTCTTGTATACATAATATATCTGTTTTTTCTGTTATATGTAAAAGTCTTTTAAAATTTGTATAATCTGAGAGACCCCTTGTGTTTATCGATGTTATAAAAAGGGTACTCATTAAAAacggaaagaataaaaaagataaaattattttgttcattGTATTATTCTAATAGTTCTTCAGTTAAAATATCGAACATACCGGTTCTTTCTAACCATTTGTCTTTTGAAGtctctcttctttttctttgtttttccagCGCACCGGCAAGATTTGGTTGAAATTTTACTTTCCTTTTAGTCCCTTCGGCTCCTTTGTTCTGTTGCTTTTTACTTCTCTCCTTTTCTGTATCTTTGTTTTCAGTCTCATTTGTATTGTCCATGTCCATTCTTTCTTCTTCCACCTCTCTTTCCGCGCAGTTGTCTGTCATAGGATCTGTTTGTTGTTCTGTGTCCATTTCTTGTATTTTTTGAGCACTGGTGTACTCATCTTTTCCTTTGTTGTCCTCCTGATTATGTAGTTTCTCCTCTTCTTCTTGCGTTGTCAATCTTTCGTTATTGCTCTCCTCTTCTGTTTTTCTGTGCTGAATGTTGTGTTCTTTTCCTTCCCCGTTctcttgttctttttctttctctatttCTTCTTCATCCGTACATGTACAGCTTATTAGGGCATGGTTACAGTCTGGACATTTAATtgctttacagtatttagcaAAATGCCCTTGCTCCATACATTCCCGACACACTAGATTTGGACAGTCTTTTATTAGGTGTCCTGTTCCTGCACACAATCTGCATAGTCTTATCTGTCCATCATGTATCACTCTGAAATATTGTAATCCCTCCGCCGTTTCAATTTTTGTGCTGTATGGTAGTGATGTTATTTCTTTGGGGAATTTAACTTTTAAAAACCGAGTCCCATCCGCTATTGTTGTTCCCGGATAAAATCTTCTCCTTATTGGTAGACTTGGTGTTACTCCCCATGCTAAAAGTTTATCTAAAATAATCTTGTCTTCCAAGTATGCCGGTAAATTTAAAAAGGATACAGTCATTTCACTGCAACAAAGTCTTCTTATGTCACATAATCTTCCTTTTATCATTAATCCATCCAGTAGTTTTAGACAATCTTCTTCAGTTTGTAGTGTCGCCTCGAAttctttgttttgtctgtatctGACGGCCAGCAGCTTTCCAAAACCAATCTCTTcgtttattgcttttattatttcgGTTGCCGTAACTTCTTGCAGGTTACTTACATCCACAATTATCGTAGCTTCTTTCTTGTATTCGTACCTTTGCTTTTGTGTGttacttcttttttctttttggtaTCCTTTCCTTCCATCGTGCATTTCTCTTGTTTCAAGATCCATTTCCTTTCTTTCGTCGTTAATCTTTTCCGTAGTCGTTTGTTCCTCGCTGTTTTCGTTATTCTTAGGTCCGTCCGCGTTCTGCTTCTTGTTTAAATCAAAGTCCTTCTCTCGTTGTCCATTGTCCGTTCCGAGTTCTTTATCCGTAGAGTAGTCCATTGTGCAAAAAGAGATGTTCTCCCCAAGTCACCAAAGTGCTGGGGAGCTTCCACTGCAGCaaagtctgtgtttgtttggcgTATAGAGTTGTTATTAATCCAGATAATAATTGAAGAAAAATACCAAACAATGTGGGAGAGCCTTTCTCCCCCGTCTGCACCTTGTACTTCCTTCTCACTCCGTGGGCGTggtcaggcgttcccaaggtggtttggccgtaagcgaaagaagctggatttaaaggcctgttatagctagtcactagccagctatctgggctggaattacattggaaggcctttcatagattagatagatagatagatagatagatagatagatagatagatagatagatagatagatagatagatagatagatagatagatagatagatagatagatagatagatagatagatagatagatagatagatagatcctttattatgctagctaactgctaaatgacacttcatgaatggggctgaaactcaaaaataaaaagcttacagcactcagtattcccaggcagtctcccatctaggtactgactgagcccaaccctgcttggcttctgagatcggacgagatcaggcattcccaaggtggtttggccgtaagcgaaagaagctggatttaaaggcctgttatagctagtcagccagctatctgagtgctagccagctatctgggctggaattacattggaaggcctttcatagattagatagatagatagatagatagatagatagatagatagatagatagatagatagatagatagatagatagatagatagatagatagatagatagatagatagatcctttattatgctagctaactgctaaatgacacttcatgaatggggctgaaactcaaaaataaaaagcttacagcactcagtattcccaggcagtctcccatctaggtactgactgagcccaaccctgcttggcttctgagatcggacgagatcaggcattcccaaggtggtttggccgtaagcgaaaaaagctggatttaaaggcctgttatagctagtcagccagctatctgagtgctagccagctatctgggctggaattacattggaaggcctttcatagattagatagatagatagatagatagatagatagatagatagatagatagatagatagatagatagatagatagatagatagatagatagatagatagatcctttattatgctagctaactgctaaatgacacttcatgaatggggctgaaactcaaaaataaaaagcttacagcactcagtattcccaggcagtctcccatctaggtactgactgagcccaaccctgcttggcttctgagatcggatgagatcaggcattcccaaggtggtttggccgtaagcgaaagaagctggatttaaaggcctgttatagctagtcagccagctatctgagtgctagccagctatctgggctggaattacattggaaggcctttcatagattagatagatagatagatagatagatagatagatagatagatagatagatagatagatagatagatagatagatagatagatagatagatagatagatagatagatagatagatagatagatagatcctttattatgctagctaactgctaaatgacacttcatgaatggggctgaaactcaaaaataaaaagcttacagcactcagtattcccaggcagtctcccatctaggtactgactgagcccaaccctgcttggcttctgagatcggacgagatcaggcattcccaatttctcttttttattaactttttttacaaaatatcattgtttacagacagtttttaaaacaaaacacgttacataatatacatttttaaaaatttcaggtacatttttattaaagtgatctaaaacacatttttaaaaacatgcacattTCGATAGCTTGATTCTCAGTCCGTTCCAGGTTGGTTCCATAAAAGAGCTTTGTGTTACAAAGAGGTTTTCAAAAGTTTCTATTTCGTTTATccttttaaaatgttcaaaaaataaattaaaaaaatattcaaattttttttcaaaaagtacacacaattttatgtggatgttattatatttttctaTGTTTCTTCTcgtgtatattgtgtattttgctattattaaaattgtatttaaaattgttgtatttttgcatttttgatgGTATCCGAATAAAAAGCTCATTTCCCACTGCCTATTGTCTATTTTTTCTTCTGTCAATTCGCTTATCATTCCCTTTAGTTTatccataaaacattttatttctttacattctaAAAACATGTGTCTAAAATCTTCTGTTTTATTCTCTTTGCATAGTGTACAGTTTGGGTTGTCTTCCAATCCGATTTTGTGTAATTTTTCTCTGTCATATATACAATTGTGTTTAAGATAAAAGTTAAAATTTTCTAGTATTAAAAGTTTGGGACCTTTATATGTTTTCCATATCTCGTTTTCCTCTAGTTCTGGGTATATTTTTCTCCAATGCGCATTTGCTTTGGGTTTTACCCACGCTTTATTGACAAATATGTCATTAAACGTTCTCAAGGAGCAGCTGTTTAGATCGTTTTTTTGATTGCCTACTTTTACTTCGATTTTCATCCTTTCATTTCCTTCTTTGTTTTCTATTCTTTGTAACCATTCTTTGGGTATTGCTTGTTTTAGCGTTTCATATTGTTTTTCGATGATAtctgtgtttattgttttatcttTTCCTTCCAAGAAGTCAATTATTGCCTGTGTTGGGAGAAATCCTGGTCTATATTCGTACAAGACgtctttaatttgttttatttctgcttCGTACCAATGTTTAAAATACGGTGtcttttctttaaaacagatctgcttgtttaaaaaaatgggttgcTCTAAAagattttttctcccttttattttgtatattatattctcCATAAAATCCCCCCACGCTCTAAAAACCTCTTTGTAAAACTCTGGAACGTTTTGAAACATGTTTTCTTTCAATTCCATGCATAAaatattctcattcatttcccctccagcacatttatttatataaaaattaaaaacccaTTTCCATATTTGTTCTTCTTCGttcaaaaattttttaattattttaactcttAGGCTCTgttttctaataaataaatctaaaagtCCCAACCCTCCTCCTTCTTTTTTCCCAATTATAGTGTCGTAAGCTATTTTAGCCGGTTTTCCGTcccataaaaaatttaaaactgaGCTTTTAACTCTTTTTAAAACCCACATCGGGATGTTGACGACCCCCGCCGCATACCACATTTTGGATAAAAATAGTGcatttaaaactaaaacttTACCTTTTATATACAAGTTCCTTCTTTTCCACATGTTtagttttctttgcattttatcTAAAGTTTCTTCCCATATAATATccgttattttattttcatcttctCCTATGTTTATTCctagaatttttattttttccttcacCTCTGTAAAAGCTATATTTACTGGTAGTATTTCTGCATCGCTTATCCTCATGTATTGCGTTTTTTCTTTGTTCACAAAAGCTCCCGATCCTTTACAATATTGATTTAACACATGTATCGCCCTGTTTACGCTTTCTGTGTCTTTCAGTATGAGGGTGGTGTCGTCAGCATATTGAAatattttttcctgatttttgttattttctatatttattcctCTTATTCCACTACTTGCTTTTATTGCTAGACCTAACGGTTCAGCGACCAGTGAGTATAATAATGCTGAGAGTGGACATCCTTGCCGTATGGATCTTGATAACTGAATAAAATCCGTTAGGTACCCGTTCACTTTTATACAGCTATATGAATTCATGTAAAGACATTTTAACCATTTTGTAAAATCATTCCCAAACCCAAACCgttttaatgtttcaaataaataattgtggTTTACTCTATCAAATGCTTTCTCAAAGTCTATGCTTATTAGATACCCTTtggttttttgtgttttcataTACCATATTGTGTCCCTTATGTTACTAATTGTATCTGAAATGTCTCTATTTAATACGCCATATGCTTGATTGGTTTCTATTATACTAGGCAGTACCGTTTTTAGTCTATTTGCTAGTATCTTTGCTAGTATTTTATAATCTGTATTTAGCATGCTTATTGGCCTATAATTTTTTAAGTCCGTCTTGTCTCCTTTCTTcttatatattaatttaatcaaACCTTTTTTCATCTGTTGCGAGACTTCTCCTATTTTGTGTATTTCATTGAATAATTTAGATAAAATTGGCactaaaatgtctttaaaagttttataaaattctATTGTTAACCCATCTAGACctggactttttttattttccattctGTTCATCGCTTCTTCTATCTCTTTTTCCTCAATTTTTTGATCACACATCTTTTTGtcttcttcctgtatttttgttttgatttgtgttaataaaaattcttttcctttttcatcTATCTCTGTTTTTTTGAATAGGTGTGTATAAAATCtatgtatttcttttaaaattccCTCTGTTGTTTTGATCTCTTCtccattttctgtttttaatgcttttatttcgtCTGTTTTTTGCCGTGCTTTCTCTAGctcaaaaaaatattttgtgcaTCTCTCCCCTTTTAACATATATTCTGCTTTACTTCTAATCATTGCCCCTTTGTATCTTTCCTcttctaatttttttattttttcttctagTTTTAAGATTTCTTTTATGTCTCCTCTTCCGCTTTCTACTTTTTTAAGTTCTTTTtctaacttttcttttttccagtTTTCTAGTTGTCTTTTGATTCGTTTGATTTTAGttccgtattttattgtatattttttaatatcatattttatgttatCCCACCATACTAGAATTTCTTTATCATATAAAACATCTGTTTTGCTATTTTcgattatgttttttatttctgttttaaaaaTCTCATCTTTTAGATGATCTGCATTAAAAATCCATACTCCCGGTCCTCTTATCATTTcattaaaatctatttttatgtttataaaatTGTGATCACTAAAATTATATTTTCCATATTCCACTTTTTCTATATATTGCTTCATATTGTTGGGAACTAACACAAAATCTATTCTGCTTTGTTTTCGTTTATCTAGGTACCATTCTTCTCTGGAGTATATTCTTTCTTCTTTATTCTTTTGTCTCCATATGTCTTCTAGACTATGTTTTATCATTAACGCTCTTAACTGTTCTCTTCCTGTATCCGATCTAAACACCATTTGCTCATTTATgtccagtttatttaaaaccgtaTTAAAATCCCCTATTAATATCGTTTCTTTCCATTTTTCCATTAGTAAACTAagttttttaaaaaagctttcttTTTCATTAACATTGTTTGGTGCGTGTATTGTACATATGTTGATTTGTCTATCTTTATATTCTGCCGTTATGGCTAAAACTCGTCCCTTTTCATCTGCGTATATTGTCTTGACATTTTCTAAAatatcttttttaattaaaatagctACCCCTCCTCTTTTATTGTCTTGACTATTATGTATAAAAATACCGTTCCATTCTTTACTTAAACTGTTTGCTGTTTTATTGTCCCAGAATGTTTCTTGTATACATAATATATCTGTTTTTTCTGTTATATGTAAAAGTCTTTTAAAATTTGTATAATCTGAGAGACCCCTTGTGTTTATCGATGTTATAAAAAGGGTACTCATTAAAAacggaaagaataaaaaagataaaattattttgttcattGTATTATTCTAATAGTTCTTCAGTTAAAATATCGAACATACCGGTTCTTTCTAACCATTTGTCTTTTGAAGtctctcttctttttctttgtttttccagCGCACCGGCAAGATTTGGTTGAAATTTTACTTTCCTTTTAGTCCCTTCGGCTCCTTTGTTCTGTTGCTTTTTACTTCTCTCCTTTTCTGTATCTTTGTTTTCAGTCTCATTTGTATTGTCCATGTCCATTCTTTCTTCTTCCACCTCTCTTTCCGCGCAGTTGTCTGTCATAGGATCTGTTTGTTGTTCTGTGTCCATTTCTTGTATTTTTTGAGCACTGGTGTACTCATCTTTTCCTTTGTTGTCCTCCTGATTATGTAGTTTCTCCTCTTCTTCTTGCGTTGTCAATCTTTCGTTATTGCTCTCCTCTTCTGTTTTTCTGTGCTGAATGTTGTGTTCTTTTCCTTCCCCGTTctcttgttctttttctttctctatttCTTCTTCATCCGTACATGTACAGCTTATTAGGGCATGGTTACAGTCTGGACATTTAATtgctttacagtatttagcaAAATGCCCTTGCTCCATACATTCCCGACACACTAGATTTGGACAGTCTTTTATTAGGTGTCCTGTTCCTGCACACAATCTGCATAGTCTTATCTGTCCATCATGTATCACTCTGAAATATTGTAATCCCTCCGCCGTTTCAATTTTTGTGCTGTATGGTAGTGATGTTATTTCTTTGGGGAATTTAACTTTTAAAAACCGAGTCCCATCCGCTATTGTTGTTCCCGGATAAAATCTTCTCCTTATTGGTAGACTTGGTGTTACTCCCCATGCTAAAAGTTTATCTAAAATAATCTTGTCTTCCAAGTATGCCGGTAAATTTAAAAAGGATACAGTCATTTCACTGCAACAAAGTCTTCTTATGTCACATAATCTTCCTTTTATCATTAATCCATCCAGTAGTTTTAGACAATCTTCTTCAGTTTGTAGTGTCGCCTCGAAttctttgttttgtctgtatctGACGGCCAGCAGCTTTCCAAAACCAATCTCTTcgtttattgcttttattatttcgGTTGCCGTAACTTCTTGCAGGTTACTTACATCCACAATTATCGTAGCTTCTTTCTTGTATTCGTACCTTTGCTTTTGTGTGttacttcttttttctttttggtaTCCTTTCCTTCCATCGTGCATTTCTCTTGTTTCAAGATCCATTTCCTTTCTTTCGTCGTTAATCTTTTTCGTAGTCGTTTGTTCCTCGCTGTTTTCGTTATTCTTAGGTCCGTCCGCGTTCTGCTTCTTGTTTAAATCAAAGTCCTTCTCTCGTTGTCCATTGTCCGTTCCGAGTTCTTTATCCGTAGAGTAGTCCATTGTGCAAAAAGAGATGTTCTCCCCAAGTCACCAAAGTGCTGGGGAGCTTCCACTGCAGCaaagtctgtgtttgtttggcgTATAGAGTTGTTATTAATCCAGATAATAATTGAAGAAAAATACCAAACAATGTGGGAGAGCCTTTCTCCCCCGTCTGCACCTTGTACTTCCTTCTCACTCCGTGGGCGTggtcaggcgttcccaaggtggtttggccgtaagcgaaagaagctggatttaaaggcctgttatagctagtcagccagctatctgagtgctagccagctatctgggctggaattacattggaagacctttcatagattagatagatagatagatagatagatagatagatagatagatagatagatagatagatagatagatagatagatagatagatagatagatagatagatagatagatagatagatagatagatagatagatagatagatagatagatagatagatagatagatcctttattatgctagctaactgctaaatgacacttcatgaatggggctgaaactcaaaaataaaaagcttacagcactcagtattcccaggcagtctcccatctaggtactgactgagcccaaccctgcttggcttctgagatcggacgagatcaggcattcccaaggtggtttggccgtaagcgaaagaagctggatttaaaggcctgttatagctagtcagccagctatctgagtgctagccagctatctgggctggaattacattggaaggcctttcatagattagatagatagatagatagatagatagatagatagatagatagatagatagatagatagatagatagatagatagatagatagatagatagatagatagatagatagatagatagatagatagatagatagatagatcctttattatgctagctaactgctaaatgacacttcatgaatggggctgaaactcaaaaataaaaagcttacagcactcagtattcccaggcagtctcccatctaggtactgactgagcccaaccctgcttggcttctgagatcggacgagatcagg
This is a stretch of genomic DNA from Trichomycterus rosablanca isolate fTriRos1 unplaced genomic scaffold, fTriRos1.hap1 scaffold_123, whole genome shotgun sequence. It encodes these proteins:
- the LOC134304832 gene encoding uncharacterized protein LOC134304832, coding for MDLETREMHDGRKGYQKEKRSNTQKQRYEYKKEATIIVDVSNLQEVTATEIIKAINEEIGFGKLLAVRYRQNKEFEATLQTEEDCLKLLDGLMIKGRLCDIRRLCCSEMTVSFLNLPAYLEDKIILDKLLAWGVTPSLPIRRRFYPGTTIADGTRFLKVKFPKEITSLPYSTKIETAEGLQYFRVIHDGQIRLCRLCAGTGHLIKDCPNLVCRECMEQGHFAKYCKAIKCPDCNHALISCTCTDEEEIEKEKEQENGEGKEHNIQHRKTEEESNNERLTTQEEEEKLHNQEDNKGKDEYTSAQKIQEMDTEQQTDPMTDNCAEREVEEERMDMDNTNETENKDTEKERSKKQQNKGAEGTKRKVKFQPNLAGALEKQRKRRETSKDKWLERTGMFDILTEELLE